Genomic window (Acidobacteriota bacterium):
CTTGCCTTTGTCCAGCACGCTCGCCACGTTGGGATGATTCACCTTCGCCTGGGCAGCGGCTTCGTCACGAAACTTTTTGACGAGCCAGGCCTGTTGGGGATGCTCTTGCGAAGCCTTTTTCAGCACTTTGACGACGACCTGCTTGCCCAGCGTCGTGTCTTCGGCAAGGTAAACTTCGCCGATGCCGCCCGCGTCGAGCGCATCCACAATGCGGTAGCGCTTGCCGATCAAGTCGCCTGCGTTCAACAAAGCCATATCAATCCTCCCGGTTGGTTCATCTTCAGCCAGCGCCTGCAGCGCCAGCGTGAGGGCGTGATCCAATAACGTATCTGCTGCGTTGCGATTGTCATGCGCGAGCAGCGAAGCCACTTCGCGTTGCAAGGCAGCGTCGCCCGCACACTCGTGCGCAAGGAAGCCAGCGCGTTCGGCGGCGGGCAGGGCGAGCGCGGCTGCGTAAAGTTCTTCTACCTTGCGCCAACGCGCGTCGGCGAGCGGCGGTGAATCAGCTTGCGGCATCACGAATTTTCCCTCCCGCTTCCTCAACGCGACGAAAGCCGCCTGAGTCCGTCAAAAAAAGTTTTGGGGTAAGATGTTTCCTCTTTCCGGGCAACTACGAGGAATCGGCTATGGAACCAGCGGGCGACATTACACAACTGTTACAGGCTTGGGCACAAGGCGACGAGGCGGCGTTTGAACGCTTGAAGCCATTGGTCGAGCGCGAATTGCGGCTGCGGGCGAAAAGCTACAAGCGCCGCGAGTTCGCCGATGTGCGGCAGCAAACGACGGCGATCATCAACGATGTCTTCGTCAGGCTCGAAGCCCAGCGCCGCGTGCAATGGCAAAACCGTGCGCACTTTTACGCGATTGCCGCGACGTGTATGCGGCGCATTTTGTTGGATTACGTCAAGGCGCAAAACCGCCGGAAGCGCGGCGATGGCGCAGAACACGTTGCGCTTTCAGAAGCCGACGCGCTGGCGGACGAAATGTCGTTTGACCTGTTGGCGCTGGATTTGGCGTTGCAAAAGCTGGCGCGGCAAGACGCACGCAAAAGCCGGATGATCGAGATGCAGGCGTTCGGCGGCTGTACGGTCGAAGAGATTGCTGATTACTTTTGGGTTTCCAAGTCTACGATAGAGCGGGAACTGCGGCTGGCGATGGCTTGGTTGCGGCGTGAACTGGTTGGACAAGTGATGGACGTGCAGCAAGATTGAATTGGCCCGGTTCGCCTCGGCGAGCCTACTCGTACCGCAACGCTTCAATCGGATCCAACCGCGCCGCCTTCCATGCGGGCCACAACCCAAAACCAACGCCCAGCGCCACCGATACGCCGAAGCCGACCAGCGGCGCCCACAGCGGCACGTAGGTCGGCATATACAGCTTGACCAACTCTGCCACGCCCCAGCCGAACAGGATGCCGAGCAAGCCGCCCAGGCCCGTGAGCGTAGCCGCTTCGATCAGGAATTGCTGGACGATGTCGCGGCGCTTGGCACCGATGGCTTTGCGCACGCCGATCTCTTTGGTGCGTTCGGTGACGCTGACCAGCATGATGTTCATCACGCCGATGCCGCCGATGAGCAGGCCGACCGACGAAATCGCCACCATCAGCAAAAAGACGCCGCCCGTGATCGCGCCGAACTGTTCGATGATGCCTTTGGAGGTTTGCACGCCGAAGTTGTCAGGCTGGCTGTATGCCACCTTGCGCTGTTTGCGCAGCGTCTGGCGGACTTGATCTACGGCCTCGTCAAGCTGGCCCGGCTTGGCCATGGCAATGACGAAGTTTTCCTTCACGTTCGGATACATCTTGCGGACGGTCTCGTAAGGAATGT
Coding sequences:
- a CDS encoding serine/threonine protein kinase, giving the protein MPQADSPPLADARWRKVEELYAAALALPAAERAGFLAHECAGDAALQREVASLLAHDNRNAADTLLDHALTLALQALAEDEPTGRIDMALLNAGDLIGKRYRIVDALDAGGIGEVYLAEDTTLGKQVVVKVLKKASQEHPQQAWLVKKFRDEAAAQAKVNHPNVASVLDKGKLATGEDYLVVEFIAGANLRRLLKERDNHQMEFAETAEVIRQTGRAVTAIHDRKLIHRDLKPENLMIQTDAAPDATHDEWLVKVIDFGIVRVHGQSTVLGQIAGQIAGMLHYMSPEQLTGRDVTPASDVYALGVIHTVAGAI
- a CDS encoding RNA polymerase subunit sigma-70, with amino-acid sequence MEPAGDITQLLQAWAQGDEAAFERLKPLVERELRLRAKSYKRREFADVRQQTTAIINDVFVRLEAQRRVQWQNRAHFYAIAATCMRRILLDYVKAQNRRKRGDGAEHVALSEADALADEMSFDLLALDLALQKLARQDARKSRMIEMQAFGGCTVEEIADYFWVSKSTIERELRLAMAWLRRELVGQVMDVQQD